From a region of the Triticum aestivum cultivar Chinese Spring chromosome 7D, IWGSC CS RefSeq v2.1, whole genome shotgun sequence genome:
- the LOC123170440 gene encoding G-type lectin S-receptor-like serine/threonine-protein kinase At2g19130 translates to MENGSLSTNLFLKSSAILTWNLRYYIALGTARGLAYLHVECSECIIHCDMKPDNVLLVAEFCPKIAYFGMAKLLGRDFSRALTTMRGAIGYLAPEWISGLPITHKTDIYIYGMMLLEIISGPRNSGKIKEGKFTYFPIFAAIKVNEGDDVCLLDSRLEGEADGEQLRRACRIACWCIQDAEDYRPMMGQVVHMLENVMDVEIPPIPRSLEHYVGMEDCSAEPDNLF, encoded by the coding sequence ATGGAGAATGGTTCTTTGAGTACTAATCTATTTTTGAAGAGTTCGGCCATATTGACCTGGAATCTCCGGTACTATATAGCACTTGGAACAGCAAGAGGCTTGGCTTATCTGCATGTGGAATGCAGTGAATGCATTATACACTGTGACATGAAGCCAGACAATGTACTTCTTGTTGCAGAATTCTGCCCCAAGATTGCGTACTTCGGCATGGCCAAGCTTCTAGGTCGAGATTTCAGCAGGGCTTTGACAACAATGCGAGGGGCCATTGGATATCTTGCACCGGAGTGGATATCGGGGTTACCGATCACACATAAGACTGATATTTACATCTATGGCATGATGCTTCTTGAAATCATATCTGGTCCAAGGAACTCAGGGAAAATTAAGGAAGGGAAGTTTACATACTTTCCCATCTTTGCGGCAATTAAGGTGAATGAGGGAGATGATGTGTGTCTGTTGGATAGTAGGTTGGAAGGTGAAGCAGATGGAGAGCAGCTGAGAAGAGCTTGCAGAATTGCATGCTGGTGCATTCAAGATGCTGAGGATTACAGGCCGATGATGGGACAAGTTGTTCACATGCTAGAGAATGTCATGGATGTCGAAATCCCACCTATTCCAAGGTCACTTGAACACTATGTTGGCATGGAGGATTGCTCTGCGGAACCAGATAACTTGTTCTAA
- the LOC123167254 gene encoding receptor-like protein 52, which produces MVLPTKLILSTIHLVLLGVLLLLAGTSSFQCSSVDQATLLAIKKQWGNPWQLVSWDPVANADHCKWTGMVCGGGCSGAVTGISLPRLNLTGKVPESLCDLPSLSRLDLSYNNLTGGFPRGPLYNCSQLRFLDLSYNAFHGVLPHDISRLSPAMEHLNLSTNYFSGTVPAAVAGLPALRSLILDKNQFTGAYPAAEISKLARLEKLTLAFNPFVPAPAPLEFSKLTNLSYLWMGDMNMTGEIPKAYSSLVNLQMMAICENNLTGEIPAWVWQHPKLKYVYLFTNGLTGKLPRKITAVNLIELDVSDNQLTGEIPEEIVNLKNLSILFMYTNQLSGTIPASIAMLPNLRDIRLFENNLSGELPATLWSLPKLIILDILNNGFTGALPTKIPENIQWLDVGNNKFSGSLPTSATGLLVFSAANNLLSGELPADMSKFAKLTRLELSGNQLTGAIP; this is translated from the coding sequence ATGGTACTTCCCACAAAATTAATATTGTCGACCATCCACCTTGTGCTCCTCGGCGTCCTCCTCCTGCTGGCCGGCACATCGAGCTTCCAATGCAGCTCCGTCGACCAAGCCACCCTCCTAGCTATCAAGAAACAGTGGGGAAACCCCTGGCAGCTTGTATCATGGGACCCCGTCGCCAACGCCGACCACTGTAAATGGACCGGCATGGTCTGCGGGGGCGGATGCTCCGGGGCTGTGACGGGGATATCCTTGCCGAGGCTCAACCTTACCGGCAAGGTACCGGAGTCTCTGTGCGACCTGCCGAGCCTTAGCCGCCTCGACCTCTCCTACAACAACCTCACCGGCGGCTTCCCCCGTGGCCCGCTCTACAACTGCTCCCAGCTCCGCTTCCTCGACCTCTCCTACAACGCCTTCCACGGGGTCCTTCCGCATGACATCAGCCGCCTGTCACCGGCCATGGAGCACCTCAACCTGTCCACAAATTACTTCAGTGGCACCGTGCCGGCCGCGGTGGCCGGGCTTCCGGCGCTGAGGTCGCTGATTCTTGACAAAAACCAGTTCACCGGAGCATACCCAGCGGCCGAGATAAGCAAGCTCGCCAGGCTCGAAAAGCTTACGCTGGCCTTCAACCCGTTCGTGCCGGCGCCTGCGCCGCTAGAGTTCTCCAAGCTGACCAACCTGAGCTACCTTTGGATGGGTGACATGAACATGACCGGTGAGATCCCGAAAGCCTACTCGAGCCTAGTGAACCTCCAGATGATGGCTATATGCGAGAACAATCTCACCGGCGAGATCCCGGCGTGGGTCTGGCAGCACCCAAAGCTCAAGTACGTGTACCTGTTCACCAATGGACTCACAGGCAAACTGCCGCGCAAAATCACGGCGGTGAATTTGATAGAGCTTGATGTGTCGGATAACCAGCTTACCGGAGAAATTCCAGAAGAGATTGTTAACCTCAAGAACCTGAGCATACTGTTCATGTACACCAACCAGCTCTCCGGCACCATTCCAGCAAGCATAGCAATGCTTCCCAATCTCAGGGACATCAGGCTATTTGAAAACAACCTCTCTGGCGAGCTGCCGGCGACGCTATGGTCGTTACCAAAGCTGATCATCTTGGATATACTGAACAATGGTTTCACCGGGGCTTTACCAACCAAGATACCCGAGAACATCCAGTGGCTTGATGTGGGGAACAACAAGTTCTCTGGCTCCCTGCCAACATCGGCAACAGGGCTGCTGGTGTTCAGCGCGGCAAACAACCTGCTCTCCGGCGAGCTACCGGCCGACATGAGCAAGTTTGCCAAGCTTACACGTTTGGAGTTGTCCGGCAACCAACTTACTGGTGCCATACCATGA